The following are encoded together in the Bacillus rossius redtenbacheri isolate Brsri chromosome 9 unlocalized genomic scaffold, Brsri_v3 Brsri_v3_scf9_1, whole genome shotgun sequence genome:
- the LOC134542552 gene encoding glutathione S-transferase 1-1-like, with amino-acid sequence MSLDFYYVPLSPPCRSVLLAARAVGAKLNLKLVDLAGGENLTPQYLKMNPQHTVPTLNDKGFALWESRAILGYLVQQYAKDDSLYPKEPKRRALVDQRLYFDIGTLYQRFGDYYYPVLFAGAAFDPEKMKKFEEAVQFLDKFLEGEKWVAGPSLTIADISIAVTLSSAEVLGFEVSARKYPNVARWYASAKTSIPGYQELNTPGLQDLKALLPAGK; translated from the exons ATGTCGCTGGACTTCTACTACGTGCCGCTGAGTCCGCCGTGCCGCTCCGTGCTGCTCGCAGCGCGGGCTGTCGGCGCCAAGCTCAACCTCAAGCTGGTGGACCTGGCGGGCGGCGAGAACCTCACGCCGCAGTACCTCAAG ATGAACCCGCAACACACAGTCCCAACACTCAACGACAAGGGTTTCGCCCTGTGGGAAAG CCGGGCCATCTTGGGCTACCTCGTGCAACAGTACGCCAAGGACGACAGCCTCTACCCCAAGGAGCCGAAGAGGCGCGCGCTGGTGGACCAGAGGCTCTACTTCGACATCGGCACCCTCTACCAGAGGTTCGGCGACTACTAC TACCCGGTGCTGTTCGCGGGCGCCGCCTTCGACCCGGAGAAGATGAAGAAGTTCGAGGAGGCCGTGCAGTTCCTGGACAAGTTCCTGGAGGGGGAGAAGTGGGTGGCGGGGCCCAGCCTCACCATCGCCGACATCAGCATCGCCGTCACGCTGTCCAGCGCCGAG GTGCTGGGCTTTGAAGTGAGCGCCAGGAAGTACCCGAACGTGGCGCGGTGGTACGCTAGCGCCAAGACCTCCATACCCGGCTACCAGGAGCTCAACACGCCTGGCCTGCAGGACCTCAAGGCGCTCCTGCCGGCCGGCAAGTGA